A genomic window from Rhizobium sp. 007 includes:
- a CDS encoding multidrug effflux MFS transporter — MIPQHKPHTENQGSSRIGMGFTEFVITIAIMTASIAMAIDSMLPALPAIGRSLSVTSTNDAQLIIGVFFFGFGVSQIIFGSLSDTFGRRRILLGGLAVYVLAMFGAALTGSFEMLLVMRFVQGIGGAAVRITTMAVVRDCFGGREMARVMSYVMIVFMIVPIVAPSVGQLIISYADWHWIFILLGIVGAVLFLWALLRLKESLPVDERIPLSVGSIVDGFRTVLTNRITCGYMIGLTMFTGVISAYVISVQQVFGEVYGLGDWLPIAFAATAGGIAVANFANGFFVRTFGMRRISHTAMILFTVISAFGYVMALDANVNFALDYALFSILLMMFAVIATNFTAISLEPMGNLAGTATAITGFVSTSVGALLGGGVGQLFNGTVQPLFAGFAVFGAISIVATLFAEKGKLFTHPGDSPQLDPGAAHL; from the coding sequence ATGATCCCGCAGCATAAACCGCACACTGAAAATCAGGGCTCCAGCCGCATCGGCATGGGCTTTACGGAATTCGTCATAACCATCGCGATCATGACCGCCAGCATCGCCATGGCAATCGACAGTATGCTGCCGGCGCTTCCCGCCATCGGCCGCTCGCTGAGCGTGACGAGCACCAACGATGCGCAACTCATCATCGGTGTCTTCTTCTTCGGCTTTGGTGTCTCGCAGATCATCTTCGGCAGCCTGTCCGACACCTTCGGCCGCCGCCGCATCCTGCTCGGCGGCCTCGCCGTCTACGTGCTGGCGATGTTCGGCGCGGCACTGACCGGCAGCTTCGAGATGCTGCTCGTCATGCGCTTCGTCCAGGGGATTGGCGGTGCCGCGGTGCGCATCACCACGATGGCGGTTGTCCGCGACTGCTTCGGCGGCCGCGAAATGGCCCGCGTCATGTCCTACGTGATGATCGTCTTCATGATCGTGCCGATCGTCGCGCCTTCCGTCGGCCAGCTGATCATCAGCTACGCCGACTGGCATTGGATCTTCATCCTGCTCGGCATCGTCGGCGCGGTCCTCTTCCTCTGGGCACTGCTACGCCTGAAGGAGTCGCTGCCGGTCGATGAGCGCATCCCGCTCTCCGTCGGCTCGATCGTCGACGGCTTCAGGACCGTTCTCACCAACCGCATCACCTGCGGCTACATGATCGGGCTCACGATGTTCACGGGCGTAATCAGCGCCTATGTGATCTCCGTCCAGCAGGTTTTCGGTGAAGTCTACGGGCTCGGCGATTGGCTGCCGATCGCCTTTGCGGCAACGGCAGGCGGCATTGCCGTTGCCAACTTCGCCAACGGCTTCTTCGTGCGCACCTTCGGCATGCGCCGCATCTCGCACACCGCAATGATCCTCTTTACGGTGATTTCGGCATTCGGCTACGTCATGGCGCTCGATGCCAACGTCAATTTCGCGTTGGACTACGCTCTTTTCTCCATTCTGCTGATGATGTTTGCCGTCATCGCCACGAACTTCACGGCAATCAGTCTGGAACCGATGGGCAATCTTGCAGGCACGGCGACCGCCATCACCGGTTTCGTCTCGACCTCCGTCGGCGCGCTGCTCGGAGGAGGCGTCGGCCAGCTCTTCAACGGTACCGTCCAGCCGCTCTTTGCAGGCTTTGCGGTCTTCGGCGCAATCAGCATCGTCGCCACGCTCTTTGCCGAAAAGGGCAAACTCTTCACCCACCCGGGCGACAGCCCGCAACTCGACCCGGGTGCTGCGCATTTGTGA
- a CDS encoding ATP-binding protein: MQVGIDMGMASGNTPATLDIEELLATRLLVQGNSGSGKSHLLRRLLEQSAQWVQQVIIDPEGDFVTLSDRFGHVVVDGERTEAELAGIANRIRQHRVSCVLTLEGLDIEQQMRAAAAFLNGMFDADREYWYPVLVVVDEAQMFAPSVGGDVSEDARKMSLGAMTNLMCRGRKRGLAGVIATQRLAKLAKNVAAEASNFLMGRTFLDIDMARAADLLGMDRRQAEMFRDLKRGNFVALGPALSRRPLPIQIGAVETSARSSSPKLMPLPDAPRDVEDLIFTPDPEEFQRPIMRRTAPAPRPTTDILAELSRSAPAATAAPAEPRANHPDLSTEEREERLSAVLLEILDDPASGFRTDSVLYQEFLVRLRMRRVPGPPMSLPEFRRHVAISRSGVDAATAGTAAWATALSLSTGVTDDLQGVFLMLAKAAVCGEPCPSDARIARAYGTHSARRARRLLGYFEEQGTIVVHTDFAGKRIVAFPDMNCQTAPGDANAPDDARQAAE; this comes from the coding sequence TTGCAGGTTGGTATCGATATGGGAATGGCGTCAGGGAACACCCCGGCGACGCTCGATATCGAGGAGCTTCTGGCGACCCGTCTTCTCGTCCAGGGCAATTCCGGCTCCGGCAAGTCGCATCTGCTGCGACGCCTGCTTGAACAGTCCGCGCAATGGGTCCAGCAGGTCATCATCGATCCGGAAGGCGACTTCGTCACGCTCAGCGACCGGTTCGGCCATGTCGTCGTCGATGGCGAACGGACCGAGGCTGAGCTTGCGGGCATTGCCAACCGTATCCGCCAGCATCGCGTTTCCTGCGTCCTGACGCTAGAAGGTCTCGACATCGAGCAGCAGATGCGGGCTGCGGCTGCCTTTCTTAACGGTATGTTCGATGCCGATCGCGAATACTGGTACCCGGTGCTCGTCGTCGTCGACGAGGCACAGATGTTTGCCCCGTCGGTCGGTGGCGATGTTTCCGAAGACGCCCGCAAGATGTCGCTGGGCGCCATGACGAACCTGATGTGCCGCGGCCGCAAACGCGGGCTGGCGGGCGTAATCGCCACGCAGCGCCTCGCGAAACTTGCGAAGAACGTTGCGGCGGAAGCCTCGAACTTCTTGATGGGCCGCACCTTCCTCGACATCGACATGGCGCGTGCCGCCGACCTTCTCGGCATGGACCGGCGTCAGGCCGAAATGTTCCGCGATCTGAAGCGCGGCAACTTCGTGGCCCTCGGTCCGGCACTGTCTCGCCGTCCGCTGCCGATCCAGATCGGTGCCGTGGAAACCTCAGCGCGCTCGTCGAGCCCAAAGCTGATGCCGCTGCCGGATGCGCCGCGGGATGTCGAGGATCTGATCTTCACGCCTGACCCTGAGGAATTCCAGCGGCCAATCATGCGCCGAACGGCACCGGCGCCACGGCCGACGACGGACATCCTGGCAGAACTTTCGCGCTCCGCGCCCGCTGCGACGGCAGCGCCGGCCGAGCCGCGTGCAAACCATCCGGATCTCTCCACCGAGGAGCGCGAGGAACGGCTTTCGGCCGTGCTTTTGGAAATCCTCGACGATCCGGCTTCGGGTTTCCGGACGGATTCGGTACTCTATCAGGAATTCCTGGTGCGGCTGCGCATGCGCCGCGTGCCCGGGCCGCCGATGTCGCTTCCGGAGTTCCGCCGGCACGTGGCAATCTCGCGGTCGGGCGTCGATGCCGCAACGGCCGGGACGGCAGCCTGGGCGACGGCGCTGTCGCTTTCAACCGGCGTGACCGACGATCTGCAGGGCGTGTTCCTGATGCTGGCCAAGGCCGCGGTCTGCGGCGAGCCTTGCCCCTCCGACGCCCGGATAGCGCGTGCCTACGGCACGCATTCGGCCCGCCGGGCCAGGCGTCTCCTCGGCTATTTCGAGGAGCAGGGTACGATCGTCGTGCACACTGATTTCGCGGGCAAACGCATTGTGGCTTTCCCGGATATGAACTGCCAGACTGCGCCGGGCGATGCGAATGCGCCTGATGATGCGCGACAAGCGGCGGAATGA
- the murI gene encoding glutamate racemase, translating into MTSAANELKPVLIFDSGIGGLTVLREARVLMPERGFIYIADDAGFPYGGWEEQALKERIITLFGRLLGEYDPEVCVIACNTAFTLVGADLRAAFPQKTFVGTVPAIKPAAERTRSGLVSVLATPGTVKRAYTRDLIQSFAQQCHVRLVGSENLARMAEAYIRGDAVSDEAIMTEIDQCFVEKDGRKTDIVVLACTHYPFMANLFRRLAPWPVDWLDPAEAIARRARSLVPQVADGVHPDDFDFAVFTSGNPDFATTRLMQGFGLTVR; encoded by the coding sequence ATGACATCAGCGGCGAATGAGCTGAAACCGGTCTTGATCTTCGATTCCGGTATCGGGGGGCTGACTGTGCTTCGCGAAGCCCGCGTGCTGATGCCGGAACGCGGCTTCATCTACATCGCCGACGATGCGGGATTTCCTTATGGGGGCTGGGAAGAGCAGGCGCTGAAGGAGCGTATCATCACCCTCTTTGGCAGGCTGCTCGGGGAATACGATCCGGAAGTCTGCGTCATCGCCTGCAATACCGCCTTCACGCTGGTCGGTGCCGATCTGCGCGCCGCCTTTCCGCAGAAGACCTTCGTCGGCACGGTGCCTGCGATCAAGCCCGCCGCCGAGCGGACGCGTTCCGGCCTCGTCTCCGTGCTTGCCACGCCCGGCACGGTCAAACGCGCCTATACGCGGGATCTGATCCAGTCCTTCGCGCAGCAATGCCACGTACGCCTCGTGGGCTCGGAAAACCTAGCGCGCATGGCGGAGGCCTATATCCGCGGCGACGCCGTCTCGGACGAGGCCATCATGACGGAAATCGACCAGTGCTTCGTCGAAAAGGACGGACGCAAGACGGACATCGTCGTGCTTGCCTGCACGCATTATCCCTTCATGGCGAACCTTTTCCGGAGGCTGGCGCCATGGCCCGTGGACTGGCTTGATCCGGCGGAGGCAATCGCTCGGCGGGCGCGCAGCCTTGTGCCGCAGGTGGCCGATGGCGTTCACCCCGACGATTTCGACTTTGCGGTCTTCACCTCGGGCAATCCGGATTTCGCCACAACGCGCTTGATGCAAGGCTTCGGGCTGACAGTCAGGTGA
- a CDS encoding aminoglycoside phosphotransferase family protein, translating to MSSIDIGDLLGTGKEAEVYEHGALVLKLYRVTASKSAAFREAAILAHIEPLGLPAPKVSDVRQYGDRWGLVMTRARGQPFANAMISQPALIPKYLDEMVRLHREIHGQSARALPELKARLASNIRHAPSLNTAHRERLLRGLDTLPNGNALCHGDFHPSNILGSPGQAMVVDWLDACAGSPAADVCRTYVLIRHAAPEIATSYAETYARASGLALGDIFAWLPFVAAARLAEGVSKEEDELIRMADTGWSDI from the coding sequence ATGAGCTCCATTGATATTGGCGATCTGCTCGGTACCGGCAAGGAGGCGGAGGTCTACGAGCATGGGGCGCTGGTCCTTAAGCTTTACAGGGTCACCGCGTCCAAAAGTGCTGCGTTCAGAGAAGCCGCGATTCTCGCACACATCGAGCCACTTGGCCTGCCGGCGCCAAAGGTTTCAGACGTCAGACAGTATGGCGACCGCTGGGGACTGGTGATGACCCGGGCCCGCGGGCAGCCATTTGCCAACGCGATGATCTCTCAGCCCGCGTTGATTCCAAAATACCTGGATGAAATGGTGCGGCTGCACAGGGAAATCCACGGCCAATCCGCACGCGCACTTCCGGAGCTTAAGGCGAGACTGGCCTCAAATATTCGGCATGCGCCATCCTTAAATACAGCACATCGTGAAAGGCTTCTGAGGGGGCTCGATACGCTGCCGAACGGGAACGCTCTCTGTCACGGAGATTTTCATCCCTCAAACATCCTCGGCTCACCTGGTCAAGCGATGGTCGTGGATTGGTTGGACGCATGCGCCGGCAGCCCGGCCGCCGATGTCTGTCGCACCTATGTCCTAATACGTCATGCAGCTCCCGAAATAGCCACTTCCTATGCCGAAACCTATGCAAGAGCCAGCGGCCTTGCCCTAGGCGATATTTTCGCCTGGTTGCCCTTTGTTGCCGCGGCCCGGCTGGCAGAGGGAGTTTCGAAGGAAGAAGACGAACTGATACGTATGGCTGACACGGGTTGGTCAGATATCTGA
- a CDS encoding glutaminase → MVDLQAVLDSIYEELTPRIGEGKVADYIPELAKIDPNQFGMAVVTVDGKIYRAGDADVPFSIQSISKVFMLTLALGKVGEGLWKRVGREPSGSAFNSIVQLEHEHGIPRNPFINAGAIAVTDVVMAGHAPREAIGELLRFVRYLADDESVTIDEKVARSETQTGYRNFALANFMRAYKNIDHPVEHVLGVYFHQCALSMSCEQLATAGLFLAARGSNPMTGHSVVSPKRARRINALMLTCGHYDGSGDFAYHVGLPGKSGVGGGIFAVAPGVASIAAWSPGLNKVGNSQLAAVALEMLAARTGWSVFGD, encoded by the coding sequence ATGGTGGATTTGCAGGCCGTCCTCGACAGCATCTACGAGGAGCTGACCCCCCGCATCGGCGAGGGCAAGGTCGCGGACTATATCCCTGAGCTTGCAAAGATCGATCCGAACCAGTTCGGCATGGCGGTCGTGACGGTCGACGGCAAGATCTACCGCGCCGGCGATGCCGACGTGCCGTTCTCCATCCAGAGCATTTCCAAGGTCTTCATGCTGACCTTAGCGCTCGGCAAGGTCGGCGAGGGACTCTGGAAGCGCGTCGGGCGCGAACCTTCCGGGTCAGCCTTCAATTCCATTGTCCAGCTCGAGCATGAGCACGGAATCCCGCGCAATCCCTTCATCAATGCCGGGGCAATCGCCGTCACCGACGTCGTGATGGCCGGTCATGCGCCGCGCGAGGCGATCGGCGAGCTGCTGCGCTTCGTTCGCTATCTGGCGGACGACGAGTCGGTGACGATCGATGAGAAGGTGGCGCGCTCCGAGACGCAGACCGGATACCGGAATTTCGCGCTCGCCAATTTCATGCGCGCCTACAAGAACATCGATCATCCGGTCGAACATGTGCTTGGCGTCTATTTCCATCAATGCGCGCTGTCTATGAGCTGCGAGCAACTCGCAACGGCCGGGCTGTTCCTTGCAGCCCGCGGCAGCAATCCCATGACCGGCCATTCGGTCGTGTCGCCGAAGCGCGCGCGGCGCATCAATGCCCTGATGCTCACCTGTGGCCATTACGACGGCTCGGGCGATTTCGCCTATCATGTCGGCCTTCCCGGCAAGAGCGGCGTCGGCGGCGGCATCTTCGCTGTTGCCCCGGGGGTCGCCTCGATCGCCGCCTGGTCGCCAGGTTTGAACAAGGTGGGCAATTCGCAGCTTGCGGCCGTGGCGCTGGAGATGCTCGCCGCGCGCACGGGCTGGTCGGTTTTCGGCGATTGA
- the rpsD gene encoding 30S ribosomal protein S4 codes for MSKRESSKYKIDRRMGENIWGRPKSPVNRREYGPGQHGQRRKGKLSDFGVQLRAKQKLKGYYGDLREKQFRAIFDEANRRKGDTSENLIGLLESRLDAIVYRAKFVPTVFAARQFVNHGHVTVNGVRVNIGSYRCKAGDVIEVRQKSKQLVTVLESIGLAERDVPEYIEVDHNKMVATFARVPSLSDVPYPVVMEPHLVVEFYSR; via the coding sequence ATGAGCAAGCGCGAATCGTCCAAGTACAAGATTGACCGCCGTATGGGCGAAAACATCTGGGGCCGTCCTAAATCCCCGGTGAACCGCCGCGAATACGGCCCGGGCCAGCATGGTCAGCGCCGCAAGGGCAAGCTTTCCGACTTCGGTGTGCAGCTGCGCGCCAAGCAGAAGCTGAAGGGTTACTACGGTGACCTGCGCGAGAAGCAGTTCCGTGCAATCTTCGACGAAGCCAACCGCCGCAAGGGTGACACCTCGGAAAACCTGATCGGTCTTCTGGAGTCCCGTCTCGACGCGATCGTCTATCGCGCCAAGTTCGTTCCGACCGTTTTCGCTGCCCGCCAGTTCGTGAACCACGGCCACGTGACCGTGAACGGCGTCCGCGTCAACATCGGTTCCTACCGTTGCAAGGCCGGCGACGTCATCGAAGTTCGCCAGAAGTCGAAGCAGCTCGTAACCGTTCTGGAATCCATCGGCCTCGCTGAGCGTGACGTTCCGGAATACATCGAAGTTGATCACAACAAGATGGTTGCGACCTTCGCACGCGTTCCTTCGCTCTCCGACGTTCCGTATCCGGTCGTCATGGAGCCGCATCTGGTGGTCGAATTCTATTCGCGATAA
- the ttcA gene encoding tRNA 2-thiocytidine(32) synthetase TtcA — MNSAANIDEAFGEAAGDGVTGHALFADAPGSVSFNKLRKRLLRQVRQAFDDFGMLKGQKRWLVGISGGKDSYGLLALLLDLQWRGLLPVELIACNLDQGQPNFPKHILPDYLTRIGVKHRIEYRDTYSIVKEKVPEGATYCSLCSRLRRGNLYRIAREEGCDALVLGHHREDILETFFMNFFHGGRLASMPAKLLNDEGDLMVLRPLAYCAEDDMAKFAAAMRFPIIPCDLCGSQDGLQRNAMKDMLADIERRMPGRKDTMLRALAHVNPSHLLDPQLFDFSSLMVTEPSPKSA, encoded by the coding sequence ATGAATAGCGCAGCCAACATTGATGAGGCATTCGGGGAGGCTGCGGGAGACGGCGTGACCGGCCATGCGCTCTTTGCCGATGCCCCGGGTTCCGTCTCGTTCAACAAGCTGCGCAAGCGCCTGCTCCGGCAAGTTCGCCAAGCCTTCGACGATTTCGGCATGCTGAAGGGTCAGAAGCGCTGGCTGGTCGGCATTTCAGGCGGCAAAGATTCCTACGGTTTGCTGGCGCTGCTGCTCGACTTGCAATGGCGTGGACTGCTGCCAGTCGAGCTGATCGCCTGCAATCTCGACCAGGGCCAGCCGAACTTTCCGAAACATATCCTGCCGGATTATCTGACGAGGATCGGCGTGAAGCACCGCATCGAATATCGGGATACCTATTCGATCGTGAAGGAGAAGGTACCGGAGGGGGCGACCTACTGCTCGCTCTGTTCCCGTCTTCGCCGCGGCAACCTTTACCGCATCGCGCGGGAGGAGGGCTGTGATGCCCTGGTGCTCGGCCACCACCGCGAGGATATCCTCGAGACCTTCTTCATGAACTTTTTCCATGGCGGGCGTCTCGCCTCCATGCCGGCGAAGCTGCTCAACGACGAAGGCGACCTCATGGTGCTCAGGCCGCTTGCATATTGCGCAGAGGACGACATGGCGAAGTTTGCTGCGGCCATGCGGTTTCCAATCATCCCCTGCGATCTCTGCGGCTCGCAAGACGGCCTGCAGCGCAATGCGATGAAGGATATGCTTGCGGATATCGAGCGGCGCATGCCGGGCCGCAAGGATACGATGCTGCGGGCGCTCGCGCATGTGAACCCTTCACACCTGCTCGATCCGCAGCTTTTCGATTTTTCCAGCCTGATGGTCACAGAGCCGTCACCGAAGAGCGCATAA
- a CDS encoding multidrug effflux MFS transporter yields the protein MGKREFIALAAFLMATNSLAIDIMLPALQQIGANLGVESENHRQFVVSSYLLGFGGAQLFYGPISDRFGRRLPLLVGLGIYIASAIGIAFIPSFAGLLVLRFIQGIGSAATRVITISIVRDIYGGRQMAEVMSLIMMVFMIVPVVAPGSGQIIMLFASWHMIFVFIAAMGAAIAAWTFYRLPETLDPRNMRPFTARSILSGFQLVLTNRIALCYTLATTFIFGSLFGFINSAQQIYVGIYDLGVYFPFAFAAVAVFMSIASFLNSRFVGKFGMRRLSHGSLLGFVAVNTLWMIVQVVGPQPMPFFLFIGFFGIAMFQFGWIGSNFNSLAMEPLGHVAGTASSVLGFMSTIGGAIIGAAIGQAFDGTALPMVSGYFAVSIIALVFVLIAEKGRLFQPHNPRL from the coding sequence ATATCATGCTGCCGGCTCTGCAGCAGATCGGCGCCAATCTGGGCGTCGAAAGCGAAAACCACCGGCAATTCGTCGTCTCGTCCTATCTTCTCGGCTTCGGCGGCGCTCAGCTCTTCTATGGCCCTATTTCCGACCGCTTCGGCCGGCGCCTGCCGCTTCTCGTCGGTCTGGGGATTTATATCGCTTCCGCGATTGGGATTGCTTTCATACCTTCGTTTGCCGGCTTACTCGTCCTGCGTTTCATCCAGGGCATCGGCTCTGCCGCAACGCGCGTCATCACCATTTCGATCGTCCGCGACATCTACGGCGGCCGGCAGATGGCCGAAGTCATGTCGCTGATCATGATGGTGTTCATGATCGTGCCCGTCGTCGCGCCCGGGAGCGGCCAGATCATCATGCTCTTTGCGAGCTGGCACATGATCTTCGTCTTCATCGCCGCAATGGGGGCGGCAATCGCCGCATGGACCTTCTATCGCCTGCCGGAGACGCTCGATCCGCGCAACATGCGCCCCTTCACCGCGCGCTCGATCCTCAGCGGCTTCCAGCTCGTTCTGACGAACCGCATTGCACTTTGCTATACGCTTGCGACCACCTTCATCTTCGGCTCGCTGTTCGGATTCATCAACTCCGCGCAGCAGATCTATGTCGGCATCTACGATCTCGGCGTCTATTTCCCCTTCGCCTTCGCCGCTGTCGCGGTCTTCATGTCCATTGCGTCGTTTCTCAATTCGCGCTTCGTCGGCAAGTTCGGCATGCGGCGGCTGTCGCATGGATCGCTGCTCGGTTTCGTCGCCGTCAACACGCTCTGGATGATCGTGCAGGTCGTTGGCCCGCAGCCAATGCCTTTCTTCCTATTCATCGGCTTCTTCGGCATTGCGATGTTCCAGTTCGGCTGGATCGGCTCGAACTTCAACTCGCTCGCCATGGAGCCGCTCGGCCACGTGGCGGGCACCGCCTCCTCCGTCCTCGGCTTCATGAGCACGATCGGCGGCGCAATCATCGGCGCGGCAATCGGCCAAGCCTTCGACGGGACGGCGCTGCCGATGGTCTCCGGTTATTTCGCCGTGTCGATCATCGCACTCGTCTTCGTCCTGATCGCCGAGAAGGGCCGTCTGTTTCAGCCTCACAATCCGCGTCTCTGA
- a CDS encoding MmcQ/YjbR family DNA-binding protein encodes MATGEDLRRIALSLAGTLEAPHFDRMAFKVARIYVTLAADGRTANFNLTPDEQQFKCMMLPDAFSPVPNAWGRRGWTATDLSRLGEEDLENALRMAWAHAQPGKPARR; translated from the coding sequence ATGGCGACGGGCGAAGACTTGCGGCGCATCGCGCTATCACTGGCGGGTACGCTCGAGGCCCCGCATTTCGATCGAATGGCATTCAAGGTCGCGCGAATCTACGTCACACTCGCCGCCGACGGCCGGACGGCAAACTTCAATTTAACGCCCGACGAACAGCAATTCAAATGCATGATGTTGCCGGATGCTTTCTCGCCGGTGCCGAATGCCTGGGGCAGGCGGGGCTGGACGGCCACCGATCTGTCGCGGCTGGGCGAGGAGGATCTCGAGAATGCATTGCGCATGGCGTGGGCGCATGCGCAGCCTGGGAAGCCGGCCCGGCGATGA
- a CDS encoding RNA methyltransferase, translated as MAGTNSERKLLAEGPVIILVEPQMGENIGMVARAMANFGLAELRLVNPRDGWPNEKAQAAASKADHVIEGTKVFETLEQAVADLNFVYATTARERDGFKPVRSPVVAAETLRAKFRSGEGTGILFGRERWGLTNEEVALADEIVTFPVNPAFASLNIAQAVLLMSYEWMKSGMEDTGTVPFQATSQTQSTKEQLFGLFDQLEEALEARNYFHPAGKKPKMVDNLRAVLSRRAFTEQEISVLRGVISSLDRFSRKYPRGSRPPADAKEQPKDDISGE; from the coding sequence ATGGCAGGCACGAACAGCGAGCGTAAACTTTTGGCCGAAGGACCGGTCATCATTCTGGTCGAGCCGCAGATGGGCGAGAACATCGGCATGGTGGCGCGAGCGATGGCGAATTTCGGCCTTGCCGAATTGCGCCTCGTCAATCCGCGCGACGGTTGGCCGAACGAGAAGGCACAGGCCGCCGCCTCGAAAGCCGATCACGTCATCGAAGGCACTAAGGTTTTCGAGACGCTGGAGCAGGCGGTCGCCGACCTCAATTTCGTCTATGCGACGACGGCGCGCGAACGCGATGGCTTCAAGCCGGTGCGTTCCCCGGTGGTAGCCGCCGAAACGCTGCGGGCGAAATTTCGCTCGGGCGAGGGCACTGGCATCCTTTTCGGCCGTGAACGCTGGGGCCTGACCAACGAGGAAGTGGCGCTCGCCGACGAGATCGTGACCTTCCCGGTCAATCCCGCTTTTGCCTCGCTGAACATCGCGCAGGCTGTGCTTCTGATGTCCTACGAGTGGATGAAATCCGGCATGGAGGATACAGGTACCGTGCCGTTCCAGGCGACGTCGCAGACGCAATCGACGAAGGAGCAGCTCTTCGGCCTTTTCGACCAGTTGGAGGAGGCGCTAGAGGCACGCAATTATTTCCATCCTGCCGGGAAAAAGCCGAAAATGGTGGACAATCTGCGTGCAGTCCTTTCCCGCCGCGCCTTCACGGAACAAGAAATCAGCGTGCTGCGCGGTGTGATATCCTCCCTTGACCGCTTCTCGCGCAAGTATCCGCGCGGAAGCCGGCCGCCTGCAGACGCCAAGGAACAGCCAAAAGATGACATCAGCGGCGAATGA
- a CDS encoding DUF982 domain-containing protein — MEKKDIRKFPPVRIKLGGRYRVVRTVHDAYKLMVTEWPIHDGPALYRAEITCLDAFNDATPAAEVRKKFLVAASEAHLEYLSDPAR; from the coding sequence ATGGAGAAAAAGGATATCCGGAAATTCCCGCCCGTCAGGATCAAACTCGGCGGACGCTATCGCGTCGTCAGGACGGTTCACGATGCCTACAAGCTGATGGTCACCGAATGGCCGATCCACGATGGCCCGGCGCTCTACCGCGCCGAGATCACATGTCTGGATGCCTTCAACGATGCGACGCCGGCCGCTGAGGTGCGGAAGAAGTTCCTGGTCGCGGCCAGCGAGGCGCACCTGGAATATTTGTCTGATCCGGCTCGATGA
- a CDS encoding inositol monophosphatase family protein, giving the protein MTSTVDVTTLSDLLRRAAKAEILPRFRRLGSGDVRVKTEATDLVTEADEQAERMMKAEAAKRWPDAVFIGEESVAADPALLGKLQGADLAIVVDPVDGTFNFASGIPAFGVMASVVSKGETVAGIIYDPMGDDWVMAEKGGGAWLRRPEGEAQRLSVAAPVALEQMVGMASTGYLPKEKRPEILANLAKVRFLVNYRCAAHEYRTFASGHVHYLMYNKLMPWDHLAGTLICQEAGAHAARFDGTAYLPHHVGGGLLIAPDKASWELLRREVFTV; this is encoded by the coding sequence ATGACTTCGACAGTTGATGTGACGACGCTCTCCGATCTCCTCAGGCGGGCGGCGAAGGCCGAGATATTGCCGCGCTTCCGGCGGCTTGGCAGCGGCGACGTACGGGTCAAGACCGAGGCGACTGACCTGGTGACGGAAGCCGACGAGCAGGCTGAGCGGATGATGAAGGCGGAGGCGGCAAAACGCTGGCCGGACGCAGTCTTCATCGGCGAGGAGTCGGTTGCTGCCGACCCTGCGCTGCTCGGCAAGCTGCAGGGAGCGGATCTTGCGATCGTCGTCGATCCAGTCGACGGCACCTTCAATTTTGCTTCCGGCATTCCCGCCTTCGGCGTCATGGCTTCAGTCGTGTCGAAGGGCGAAACCGTTGCCGGCATCATCTACGACCCGATGGGCGACGACTGGGTGATGGCGGAAAAGGGGGGCGGCGCCTGGCTGCGACGGCCGGAGGGCGAGGCGCAGCGGCTTTCGGTGGCAGCGCCGGTGGCATTGGAACAGATGGTCGGTATGGCTTCGACCGGCTACCTCCCGAAGGAGAAGCGTCCGGAAATTCTCGCAAATCTCGCAAAGGTACGCTTTCTCGTGAATTACCGCTGCGCCGCGCATGAATACCGGACATTCGCGTCAGGACACGTGCATTACCTGATGTACAATAAGCTGATGCCCTGGGATCATCTGGCGGGAACGCTGATCTGCCAGGAGGCGGGCGCCCATGCGGCGCGTTTCGATGGAACGGCCTACCTTCCGCACCACGTCGGCGGCGGATTGCTGATCGCTCCGGACAAGGCGTCGTGGGAGTTGCTGCGGCGGGAGGTTTTCACGGTCTGA